One Ostrea edulis chromosome 2, xbOstEdul1.1, whole genome shotgun sequence genomic region harbors:
- the LOC130052411 gene encoding tetraspanin-9-like has translation MAMDCCGRFGKVFLISINIIFLLLGIGLSITGILARINALPNEILPALDTVQVAGNNMADLFKNISILVAILGACVTLVAGLGLFGACCEVNCLLITYAILVFIFLVMKIAAIVVWFQLKDELNHSTKDKLLEVLQKNFIDDSLNSTSKISNAWNLVILMLDCCGVNRVEGSTNDFDLTPWCTTKGPAIGQMHRYHEAAAMEWMKPTLQRLLVVASSTSLTTTPRVVLRDFKS, from the exons atggcGATGGACTGTTGCGGGCGGTTTGGAAAGGTGTTTTTAATATCCATCAATATTATTTTCTTG TTACTTGGTATAGGATTATCAATAACGGGAATACTCGCAAGGATCAACGCATTACCCAACGAAATTTTACCTGCTCTAGACACAGTGCAGGTGGCTGGGAACAATATGGCGGATctcttcaaaaatatttctatccTGGTGGCTATCCTCGGGGCTTGCGTGACGTTGGTAGCAGGTTTAGGACTCTTTGGAGCATGTTGTGAAGTGAATTGTTTGCTAATTACG TACGCCATCCTAGTGTTCATCTTCCTCGTAATGAAGATTGCAGCCATAGTGGTCTGGTTTCAATTAAAAGACGAA tTAAATCATTCGACTAAGGATAAGTTACTGGAGGTACTACAGAAGAATTTCATAGACGATTCTTTAAACAGTACCAGCAAAATATCCAACGCATGGAATCTTGTAATTCTGATG TTGGATTGTTGTGGCGTGAATCGTGTTGAAGGGAGTACAAACGACTTTGACTTGACTCCGTGGTGTACAACTAAGGGACCTGCCATCGGACAAATGCACAGATACCACGAAGCTGCTGCAATGGAGTGGATGAAACCAACTTTACAAAGGCTCCTCgtagttgcttcttcaacgtCTCTAACTACCACACCCAG GGTTGTTTTGAGAGACTTCAAGAGCTGA
- the LOC125680507 gene encoding uncharacterized protein LOC125680507, with protein sequence MELSVVFSLLALAVGNHIVGIYGEDHEIATAVCVGLAPDKSYTAAIPRKCSSGRSCIDICRSVSNMGKVSGGAFLRPRCINTLHIYASRGPKNTPNTKWINTWKYGFRGCTATHCGPNFCCCSK encoded by the exons ATGGAACTCTCAGTGGTGTTTTCCTTGTTGGCATTAG CCGTGGGGAATCATATTGTAGGCATCTATGGTGAAGATCACGAAATTGCTACCGCAGTATGTGTGGGATTAGCTCCGGATAAGTCCTATACTGCAGCGATTCCTCGCAAGTGTTCGAGTGGACGGTCTTGTATTGACATCTGTCGGTCTGTTTCTAACATGGGCAAGGTTTCGGGCGGTGCTTTTCT TCGACCGCGATGCATTAACACGTTGCATATATATGCCAGTCGGGGTCCTAAGAACACACCCAACACCAAATGGATCAACACCTGGAAATACGGATTTCGCGGCTGTACAGCAACTCACTGTGGGCcaaacttttgttgttgttccaAATAA